A genomic segment from Fibrobacter sp. encodes:
- a CDS encoding flagellar basal body L-ring protein FlgH has protein sequence MIRKMIKVALFLTVVMSYAVYAAPIQNLYSDQRAMKVDDLLTILIVESAKAGSESKTETSKQNEVGAQGSGTGALSFIPNVGMSGGTRVGFDGRGGTSRAGTLEATISARVLKVMDNGNLVIEGSKVVEINDEKEIIKINGIVRPQDILQNNIVYSSSIADAQITYAGKGEANTGRRPGLIARFLNWIF, from the coding sequence ATGATCCGGAAGATGATTAAAGTTGCGTTATTTTTAACTGTGGTAATGAGTTACGCAGTATATGCTGCTCCAATTCAAAACCTTTACTCAGATCAGCGTGCAATGAAAGTGGATGACTTACTGACCATTCTGATTGTGGAATCTGCTAAGGCTGGAAGTGAGAGTAAAACTGAAACCAGCAAACAGAATGAAGTTGGAGCGCAGGGAAGCGGAACAGGTGCTCTCAGTTTTATTCCGAATGTGGGGATGTCTGGAGGGACGAGGGTAGGGTTTGATGGTCGTGGTGGGACATCAAGGGCGGGGACGCTGGAGGCTACAATTTCCGCCAGAGTTCTCAAGGTCATGGACAATGGTAATCTGGTCATTGAAGGCAGCAAAGTAGTTGAGATCAATGATGAAAAAGAGATTATCAAGATCAACGGCATAGTCAGACCTCAGGATATTTTGCAGAACAATATAGTTTACTCATCCAGCATAGCTGATGCACAGATTACCTATGCCGGAAAAGGTGAGGCAAACACAGGGAGAAGACCTGGACTGATCGCGAGGTTTCTGAACTGGATCTTTTA